One region of Aureibacillus halotolerans genomic DNA includes:
- a CDS encoding TetR/AcrR family transcriptional regulator, translating into MARPKQFDRDRALAQAMYTFWEKGYAATNVPDLLTSMGISRSSLYESFTDKQTLFAETLKHYEHSGKQRYNLWKQAPSVKEGLRQFFSYHIAQALDDETPGGCFMSNTMVTFDQMDLTMQQLIEESFESFEQSLQRLLEQGQRTGEIAADRDIHSLVTLFHSLNHGINVMSKVNKNKKTYEQMVEEALKLI; encoded by the coding sequence ATGGCGCGTCCTAAACAATTTGACAGAGATCGAGCTCTTGCACAAGCGATGTATACCTTTTGGGAAAAAGGCTATGCTGCGACGAATGTTCCAGATTTATTGACAAGTATGGGCATCAGTCGTTCCAGTTTATATGAATCCTTTACAGATAAACAAACGTTATTCGCTGAAACCTTGAAGCATTATGAGCATTCCGGCAAACAACGCTACAACCTTTGGAAGCAGGCGCCTTCTGTAAAAGAAGGGTTGAGGCAGTTTTTTTCTTATCATATCGCTCAGGCACTGGATGATGAGACGCCTGGAGGTTGTTTTATGTCCAATACGATGGTGACCTTTGATCAAATGGATCTCACGATGCAGCAGTTGATTGAAGAAAGCTTTGAGTCCTTTGAACAGTCCTTACAACGTTTATTAGAACAAGGGCAACGGACTGGGGAAATTGCAGCAGACCGAGACATACATTCACTTGTCACTCTCTTCCATAGCCTCAATCATGGCATTAACGTAATGTCCAAAGTAAATAAGAATAAAAAAACTTACGAACAGATGGTCGAAGAAGCCTTAAAGCTGATTTGA
- a CDS encoding NAD(P)H-dependent oxidoreductase, with protein MKKTLVIEAHPHLHDGSRANLCRVEALRSHSNITVHSLYEVYPDWTIDTKDEQQLLLDHDRIVLQYPLYWYSVTPLLKKWFDDVLEYGWAYGSKGVQLQGKQFILAITAGGTLEDYQAGGSDWFSISEYTKPLQATIVRCRGTFLPSWITYDADQLTEKQLQIEAAAYVNYIQDQSLKAYKL; from the coding sequence ATGAAAAAAACACTCGTGATCGAAGCGCATCCCCATTTGCATGATGGGTCACGCGCTAATTTGTGCAGAGTCGAGGCATTACGTTCTCATTCGAACATCACCGTTCATTCCCTTTACGAAGTGTATCCGGATTGGACGATTGATACCAAGGACGAGCAGCAGTTGCTTCTTGACCATGACCGGATTGTTCTTCAATATCCTCTATATTGGTACAGTGTAACTCCGCTTTTAAAAAAATGGTTTGACGATGTATTGGAATATGGCTGGGCTTATGGGTCTAAAGGGGTGCAGCTACAAGGAAAGCAGTTTATCCTTGCGATCACAGCCGGTGGAACCCTCGAAGATTATCAAGCTGGTGGGTCTGATTGGTTTTCAATCAGTGAATACACGAAACCTTTGCAGGCAACGATCGTTAGGTGCAGAGGTACGTTCCTCCCATCATGGATCACTTACGATGCGGACCAATTGACTGAAAAACAGTTGCAAATTGAAGCAGCAGCCTATGTGAACTACATTCAAGACCAATCCTTGAAAGCTTACAAACTTTAA